Proteins from a genomic interval of Sulfurospirillum oryzae:
- a CDS encoding molybdopterin molybdotransferase MoeA, protein MNKNYSVGFDEAINLGFSLVTTKPHLEWVSLFDALGRTLACEITCKKNLPSYNNAALDGFAFKYQEDLSELHIKTTILAGMVVEPSLGENECYKIMTGAKIPDDADTIVPFEDCSSYDETQVVLSSFMKKGNAVRLKGEEERVGSLLLEKGICLSSREIALLASQGISMVQVYKKLHIAVFSTGDELKSPWELASEDEIYDINALALISLLAEHGFEAHYCGVIPDNLGAAIVYFERMKQYDVLLTSGGVSMGEADFVERALLANGFVASYHGINIKPGKPTMMGKMGETIVASMPGNPLAAYTNTFLFLIPLLKKLQGQIKFNFEEINAQNSEHFTVKSGRVNLVLGHFSEGTFHVFDKNKYGSGMVKPLINSNALWVSDEISTHVEAGEEIKILLL, encoded by the coding sequence ATGAACAAAAATTACTCCGTTGGTTTTGATGAAGCAATCAATTTGGGTTTTTCGCTTGTTACGACAAAGCCACACTTAGAATGGGTAAGTCTTTTTGATGCTCTTGGGCGTACCCTTGCTTGCGAGATTACATGTAAGAAAAACCTCCCTTCTTACAATAACGCTGCATTGGATGGTTTTGCTTTTAAATACCAAGAAGATTTAAGTGAACTTCATATTAAAACAACGATTCTTGCAGGCATGGTTGTTGAGCCAAGTTTAGGCGAAAATGAGTGCTATAAAATTATGACAGGAGCAAAAATTCCTGACGATGCCGATACGATTGTTCCTTTTGAAGATTGTTCTTCGTACGATGAAACGCAAGTGGTCCTTTCTTCTTTTATGAAAAAGGGCAATGCCGTGCGTCTAAAAGGTGAAGAGGAGCGTGTTGGTTCTCTTTTATTGGAAAAAGGAATATGCCTTAGTTCTCGTGAAATCGCCCTTCTTGCCTCACAAGGTATCAGTATGGTGCAAGTCTATAAAAAGCTTCACATCGCTGTTTTTTCAACAGGTGATGAGCTTAAATCGCCCTGGGAACTTGCGAGTGAAGATGAGATATATGACATTAATGCCCTTGCTTTAATTTCTTTGCTAGCCGAACATGGTTTTGAAGCACACTATTGTGGTGTTATCCCTGATAATTTAGGTGCTGCGATTGTCTATTTTGAACGCATGAAGCAGTATGATGTGTTACTTACCAGTGGTGGTGTTAGCATGGGCGAGGCAGATTTTGTTGAACGTGCATTACTTGCCAATGGCTTTGTAGCCTCATATCATGGCATCAATATAAAGCCAGGAAAACCGACAATGATGGGTAAAATGGGTGAGACGATTGTAGCTTCAATGCCTGGCAATCCACTCGCAGCGTATACCAATACCTTTTTATTTTTAATTCCTTTACTTAAAAAGCTACAAGGTCAAATTAAATTTAACTTTGAAGAAATAAATGCTCAAAATAGTGAACATTTTACGGTTAAATCAGGTCGTGTCAACCTTGTCTTAGGTCATTTCTCAGAAGGCACATTTCATGTTTTTGATAAAAATAAATATGGCTCAGGTATGGTAAAACCTCTTATAAATAGTAATGCATTATGGGTAAGTGACGAAATAAGTACCCATGTAGAAGCAGGTGAAGAGATTAAAATTTTATTACTATAA
- the murA gene encoding UDP-N-acetylglucosamine 1-carboxyvinyltransferase, whose amino-acid sequence MMYYLAIKGKQKLSGSVSISGAKNAALPLLALTLLSKRKITISNMPQVADVKTLLQLLSNLGATFTCKEKNVVEVDSTTVNSACANYDIVRKMRASILTLGPLLARFGHCEVSLPGGCAIGQRPIDLHLKALEQMGAVIEIKQGYVLAKAPKGLKGATIIFDKVTVTGSENIIMAAALAHGVTTLVNVAKEPEVVQVCEVLAEAGVSIEGIGTSKLVIKGSGGTLLDIPDFSVIPDRIEAGTYLCAGAITKSKITLKNVNPRHLDAVILKLEQMGFKIDEKDDTLTIHPAEKILPSDIETTEYPGFPTDLQAQFMALCTQAKGTSIIDERLFENRFMHVSELSRMGANIKLKGHSATVEGKMKLNAADVMATDLRASSALILAALVADGTTKIHRIYHLDRGYEDLEGKFSKLGAHIERLEE is encoded by the coding sequence ATGATGTATTATTTAGCGATCAAAGGGAAACAAAAACTTAGCGGATCGGTCTCTATTTCTGGAGCCAAAAATGCCGCACTTCCTCTTTTAGCGTTAACGCTTCTCTCAAAACGAAAAATTACTATTTCTAATATGCCTCAAGTTGCTGATGTAAAAACATTGTTGCAACTGCTTTCAAATTTGGGCGCAACCTTTACATGTAAAGAAAAAAATGTTGTTGAAGTTGACTCTACAACGGTTAATTCTGCTTGTGCAAATTATGACATTGTTCGAAAAATGCGTGCATCTATCTTAACACTTGGACCATTGCTCGCACGTTTTGGACATTGTGAAGTCTCTTTGCCTGGTGGGTGTGCGATTGGACAGCGTCCGATTGATTTGCACTTAAAAGCGTTAGAGCAAATGGGTGCTGTCATCGAGATCAAACAAGGTTATGTTTTAGCCAAAGCACCTAAAGGACTCAAAGGTGCAACCATTATTTTTGATAAAGTAACGGTGACAGGTAGTGAGAATATCATCATGGCGGCGGCTCTAGCACATGGTGTTACAACGCTTGTCAATGTTGCAAAAGAGCCTGAAGTGGTACAAGTGTGTGAAGTCTTAGCGGAAGCTGGGGTTAGCATTGAAGGGATTGGAACATCCAAACTCGTTATCAAAGGAAGTGGCGGAACGCTGTTAGATATTCCAGATTTTAGCGTGATTCCAGATCGTATTGAAGCGGGTACATACTTGTGTGCTGGTGCGATTACCAAGTCAAAAATTACATTAAAAAATGTCAATCCACGCCATCTTGATGCTGTTATTTTAAAATTAGAGCAGATGGGTTTTAAAATTGACGAAAAAGACGATACTCTAACCATTCATCCCGCAGAAAAAATCCTTCCTTCTGATATCGAAACAACCGAATACCCAGGCTTCCCAACCGACCTTCAAGCTCAGTTTATGGCGCTCTGCACACAAGCTAAGGGGACAAGCATTATCGATGAGCGTTTGTTTGAAAACCGCTTTATGCACGTGAGTGAACTCTCTCGTATGGGTGCAAACATAAAACTTAAAGGTCATAGTGCAACGGTTGAGGGTAAAATGAAGCTCAATGCCGCTGATGTTATGGCTACCGATCTTAGAGCCAGTTCAGCGCTTATTTTAGCGGCTCTTGTGGCAGATGGAACCACTAAAATTCACAGAATCTATCATCTTGATCGAGGTTATGAAGATTTGGAAGGTAAATTTTCAAAACTCGGCGCTCATATTGAAAGACTAGAGGAATAG
- a CDS encoding pilus assembly protein PilZ, which translates to MLLEQFLHETRYLSIAHLYFDEEKLFIFNRAKNEHPKFQSFDLQKDIKIIPPADILLIEIGESTKEKLKVLVSLFAKHKPIVSYLFADDVENRLLLKFALHFGITDVLPLKNEESLLFSIFTKNANKLDDKLYTFQKIELEKKIEHFFPFLVFQGETLTYANAKAKMLYETNDLTALQAQINRDEELCEALKENGDAQGSIVIETSDGEPNVYLCVIKSFPQSSEKIVTLINYDGESEPKHHNTPSILNRFDFVDILKDRLAQQSVTKSPISLIFINISNLDKLNKTFTSTTLYDAFKNLMLKLFQLKEEGQEIIQWSPNLYIIMGEKDTFEHACDQTRHIQQELIHATANEKITPIILTSAFHVESDDLNVVIDYIEKINTKNLLPHDIEKIKYFELEYLDNVIEEQEQIAYLMHNCVNNKIPIKLLNIYKGLCINTNSFILKMTEDSYQMSCENLQGYAMQLEGETVLQAPNFSKDIKAEVSLVDIKRSLVIIKNLKFMPSSANNRQHTRVQTSVRTPVLIKYAHRSSAQGDILDISVNSIAMKVGKSFREEEMLNQKVRLNFSLPNEEGENGYVIMDIEATVTYIAQRDDFTKIVVMLGNLPKPYDDYLLRYMYNRQKELITEIRRATKAYN; encoded by the coding sequence ATGCTTTTAGAACAATTTTTGCATGAAACGCGCTATCTTTCGATTGCTCATCTCTATTTTGATGAAGAAAAACTCTTTATTTTCAATCGTGCAAAAAATGAACATCCGAAATTTCAATCCTTTGATCTGCAAAAAGATATTAAGATTATTCCACCTGCTGATATTTTATTGATCGAAATAGGCGAAAGCACCAAAGAAAAACTCAAAGTGCTCGTAAGCCTTTTTGCCAAACATAAACCCATTGTCTCTTACCTTTTTGCAGATGATGTCGAAAACAGGCTTTTACTGAAGTTTGCTCTGCACTTCGGTATCACCGATGTACTGCCTTTAAAGAATGAAGAGAGTTTACTGTTTTCCATTTTTACCAAAAATGCCAACAAACTTGATGATAAACTCTATACGTTCCAAAAAATTGAACTTGAAAAAAAGATAGAACACTTTTTCCCTTTCCTTGTCTTTCAAGGAGAAACGCTTACCTATGCCAATGCCAAAGCAAAAATGCTTTATGAAACCAACGATTTAACAGCACTTCAAGCACAAATAAATCGTGACGAAGAGTTATGTGAAGCACTCAAAGAAAATGGAGATGCACAAGGAAGCATCGTCATTGAAACTTCTGATGGAGAGCCTAACGTTTATCTGTGCGTCATCAAATCATTTCCTCAAAGTAGTGAAAAAATCGTCACATTGATCAATTATGACGGAGAAAGTGAACCTAAGCACCATAATACTCCTTCCATTCTCAATCGTTTTGATTTCGTGGATATACTCAAAGACCGCCTTGCACAACAAAGTGTTACAAAGTCGCCTATCTCACTTATTTTTATTAATATCTCAAACCTAGATAAACTCAACAAAACATTTACCAGCACAACACTTTATGATGCCTTTAAAAACTTGATGCTCAAACTCTTTCAGCTTAAGGAAGAGGGACAAGAGATCATTCAGTGGAGCCCAAATTTATACATCATTATGGGCGAAAAAGATACCTTTGAGCACGCATGCGATCAAACGAGACATATCCAACAAGAGCTTATACATGCAACCGCCAATGAAAAAATAACACCCATCATTCTCACCTCAGCCTTTCACGTCGAATCCGATGATCTCAATGTTGTTATCGACTATATTGAAAAAATTAATACCAAAAATTTACTCCCGCATGACATCGAAAAAATTAAGTATTTTGAATTAGAGTATTTGGATAACGTCATTGAAGAGCAAGAGCAAATTGCTTATTTGATGCATAATTGCGTCAACAATAAAATCCCTATTAAACTACTCAATATCTATAAAGGTCTTTGCATCAATACCAATTCATTTATTTTGAAAATGACAGAAGATAGCTATCAAATGAGCTGTGAAAACCTTCAAGGCTACGCAATGCAATTAGAAGGAGAGACGGTTTTACAAGCTCCTAATTTCTCAAAAGACATTAAAGCAGAGGTCTCGTTGGTAGATATTAAACGCTCTCTGGTTATCATCAAAAATCTCAAGTTTATGCCCTCAAGTGCAAACAATAGACAACATACACGTGTGCAGACCAGTGTACGAACACCTGTCCTCATAAAATACGCCCATCGCTCTTCCGCACAAGGCGATATTCTCGATATTTCAGTCAATTCCATTGCTATGAAAGTAGGTAAATCATTTCGAGAAGAAGAGATGCTGAACCAAAAAGTACGGCTCAATTTTTCACTGCCAAACGAAGAGGGCGAAAATGGCTACGTGATTATGGATATTGAAGCAACTGTAACCTACATCGCACAAAGGGATGATTTTACAAAAATTGTCGTGATGTTAGGAAACCTTCCAAAACCTTACGATGATTACTTGCTACGGTACATGTACAACCGTCAAAAAGAGCTAATTACTGAGATACGAAGGGCAACCAAAGCGTATAACTAA
- the larB gene encoding nickel pincer cofactor biosynthesis protein LarB, whose protein sequence is MCGQGIEKLLEAVKKGDVSIADAMQKIKGQPFEELDFAKIDHHRGVRLGYPEVIYGESKTPEQIAQITQKLLDKENNILITRANEKAYKAVREIAPEAKYNVLGRTITIEREITTPPDSYIAIIAAGTSDLYVVEEAYETARILGNHVKKVVDVGVAGIHRLFAHLDVIQNAKVVIVIAGMEGALASVIGGLVDKPVIAVPTSVGYGASFGGVAALLSMLNSCASGVSVVNIDNGFGAAYNASIINHL, encoded by the coding sequence ATGTGTGGACAAGGAATCGAGAAACTTTTAGAAGCGGTTAAAAAGGGTGATGTCAGCATTGCCGATGCGATGCAAAAAATAAAAGGACAACCTTTTGAAGAGTTGGACTTTGCCAAAATAGATCATCATCGAGGTGTTCGTTTGGGTTATCCAGAAGTCATCTATGGAGAAAGTAAAACGCCTGAGCAGATTGCTCAAATTACCCAAAAACTTCTTGATAAAGAAAACAACATTCTCATCACTCGCGCGAATGAAAAAGCATACAAAGCTGTCCGAGAAATTGCCCCTGAGGCAAAATACAATGTGCTAGGTCGTACCATTACCATCGAGCGCGAGATTACAACACCACCAGATAGTTACATTGCCATTATTGCGGCTGGAACATCCGATCTTTACGTGGTGGAAGAAGCATACGAGACGGCTCGTATTTTAGGCAATCATGTTAAAAAAGTGGTCGATGTAGGTGTTGCGGGAATTCACCGTCTTTTTGCACACTTAGATGTCATCCAAAATGCCAAAGTGGTCATTGTCATCGCTGGTATGGAAGGAGCACTTGCAAGCGTCATTGGCGGATTGGTCGACAAGCCCGTCATCGCTGTACCCACAAGTGTTGGATACGGTGCAAGTTTTGGAGGCGTTGCTGCCCTACTTTCCATGCTCAACAGCTGTGCAAGTGGTGTGAGTGTTGTCAACATTGACAATGGTTTTGGCGCGGCGTATAACGCGAGTATTATTAACCATCTTTGA
- the larE gene encoding ATP-dependent sacrificial sulfur transferase LarE encodes MYKKYEHLKEIIASYDSLLVAFSGGVDSSFLLKTAYDVLGNKAIGITASTPYIADWEITDAVRIAKEIGVHHEVVKKPWIEAVKSNPDNRCYICKHALFSSLLDFAQQKGFSAVAEGSNVDDTKEVRPGRVALGELGIKTPLLDAGLTKSEIRALSKEFGLSTWDKPSYACLLTRFPYNQTINDVALTCVGNAEGYMITQGYGHIRVRYVDGLVRIEMPESEMIRFINDARMREMRDHLKSLGFVYVTLDLEGYRQGSVAEKSL; translated from the coding sequence ATGTATAAAAAATATGAACATTTAAAAGAGATTATTGCTTCCTATGACAGCCTTTTGGTTGCCTTTTCAGGCGGTGTTGATAGTAGTTTTTTACTCAAAACTGCTTACGATGTTTTAGGAAACAAAGCCATTGGGATTACTGCTTCTACGCCGTATATTGCAGATTGGGAGATCACTGATGCTGTGCGTATCGCCAAAGAGATTGGTGTACATCATGAAGTGGTGAAAAAGCCGTGGATAGAAGCGGTTAAGAGCAATCCTGACAATCGTTGTTACATATGCAAACATGCTCTCTTCTCTTCGCTTCTTGATTTTGCACAGCAAAAAGGTTTTAGTGCAGTTGCTGAAGGGAGTAATGTGGATGACACGAAAGAAGTTCGTCCAGGGCGTGTTGCTCTTGGCGAACTGGGCATCAAAACACCTTTGTTAGATGCAGGACTGACCAAAAGTGAAATTCGTGCTCTTTCAAAAGAATTTGGTCTAAGTACATGGGATAAGCCCTCCTACGCATGTTTGCTCACCCGTTTCCCTTACAATCAAACCATCAATGACGTAGCTCTCACTTGTGTTGGCAATGCTGAGGGGTACATGATAACCCAAGGATATGGACATATTCGTGTGCGCTATGTTGATGGGTTGGTACGTATAGAGATGCCAGAGAGCGAGATGATTCGATTTATTAATGATGCTCGTATGAGAGAAATGAGAGATCATCTCAAGTCATTAGGTTTTGTGTATGTAACGCTTGATTTAGAAGGTTACCGTCAAGGTTCTGTCGCAGAAAAGAGCCTGTAA
- the larC gene encoding nickel pincer cofactor biosynthesis protein LarC has translation MRVLYYDCFSGISGDMHLGAMIDLGVDSDYLKQELSKLSLDTEFSIDIQKASKMGISGTKVDVKLTKQVHEHHHAPQSGWHVHPHSHAHEHHHHEHRTYATIEALILKSALSDAIKARSLKMFWCVALAEGKIHGKEPQDVGFHEVGAVDSIVDIVGSAICLEALNVQKIIATKIELGGGFVNCEHGTLPVPAPATLEILKNVPVTLGRVPSETTTPTGAAIIKANVDEFCEKPSLMIEKIGYGIGHKEFTIPNVLRVLLGEIEEDIVSTMDEEIVLETNIDDMSPEILSYVQERLFSIGVKDVYTTAITTKKNRLGVKLSVLVSAEKEAEAMEVIFSETTSIGLRRQRVEKVALDREIISVTTPYGDIHVKCVFMSGKMLKYKAEYEECKQAALKHQLPILRVYESVTVAMKERKRDV, from the coding sequence GTGAGAGTTTTATATTATGACTGTTTTAGCGGTATTAGCGGCGATATGCACCTTGGCGCGATGATAGACTTGGGTGTAGATAGTGATTACCTAAAGCAAGAGCTCTCCAAGCTTTCTTTGGACACTGAATTTAGTATTGATATACAAAAAGCCAGTAAAATGGGCATTAGTGGGACAAAAGTTGATGTGAAGCTTACGAAGCAAGTGCATGAGCATCATCATGCGCCTCAAAGTGGCTGGCATGTTCATCCACACTCTCATGCACATGAACACCACCATCATGAACATCGTACGTATGCGACGATTGAAGCGTTGATTTTAAAAAGTGCTTTGAGTGATGCCATTAAAGCGCGAAGCTTGAAAATGTTTTGGTGTGTGGCATTGGCTGAGGGGAAAATACACGGTAAAGAGCCTCAAGATGTAGGCTTTCATGAAGTGGGAGCTGTTGATTCGATTGTCGATATTGTGGGCTCTGCTATCTGTTTAGAGGCTTTAAATGTCCAGAAAATTATCGCTACTAAGATTGAGCTGGGTGGTGGGTTTGTGAACTGCGAACATGGTACATTGCCCGTCCCAGCTCCTGCCACGCTTGAGATCTTAAAAAATGTACCCGTGACATTGGGTCGTGTACCTTCTGAGACCACAACACCAACAGGTGCGGCGATCATTAAAGCCAATGTGGATGAATTTTGTGAGAAGCCATCTTTAATGATTGAGAAGATTGGTTATGGCATTGGGCACAAAGAGTTTACAATTCCAAACGTGTTACGTGTGCTTTTAGGTGAAATCGAAGAAGATATCGTATCGACGATGGATGAAGAGATCGTTTTAGAGACAAACATTGATGATATGAGCCCTGAAATACTCTCTTACGTGCAAGAGAGGTTGTTTTCAATAGGCGTTAAAGATGTCTATACCACAGCCATTACGACGAAGAAAAATCGCTTGGGTGTGAAGCTTAGTGTTTTAGTCAGTGCTGAGAAAGAAGCTGAAGCGATGGAGGTGATCTTTTCAGAAACAACTTCCATAGGGCTTAGACGTCAACGTGTTGAAAAAGTGGCCTTAGATCGTGAGATTATCAGCGTTACAACGCCTTACGGTGATATTCATGTCAAATGCGTTTTTATGAGCGGAAAGATGCTCAAATACAAAGCCGAATACGAAGAGTGTAAACAAGCAGCACTTAAACACCAGCTGCCCATTTTAAGAGTTTACGAGAGTGTTACCGTCGCTATGAAAGAGAGAAAAAGAGATGTATAA
- the larA gene encoding nickel-dependent lactate racemase has translation MKVTVGYGKDEKFELDINDKQLIGVYNPNSVAKIDYNKAIDEALANPIGKESFDHFSDTNERIVFIVNDGTRPTPTRKVLARIYPKIKDKDIFFIVATGCHRAPTEEEWHFILGKEIYEDLKTKNRLWSHDSHKDEMVYLGKSTNGTEMYLNKIVAEAKKVCAIGSVEPHYFAGYTGGRKAFLPGVAAYETIQQNHLLALDPNAQALSLKGNPVHEDMMDAMGVLKHIDVFAIMTVLDSDHDICAVTAGDLSDSFYAGIDKADEVFCVNIPKKADIVISVAPYPMDIDLYQSQKALDNGKLALKDKGILIMVAKCRTGIGEEGFFKLMSSAHCAQEVLNKIKCGYKLGYHKAAKMAEINLWAQSWAVSELTDEEMKAVHLKPYHDLHVALADAIKEKGEDASIIVLPFGSITVPKLVTK, from the coding sequence ATGAAAGTTACAGTTGGTTATGGAAAAGATGAAAAATTTGAGTTGGACATTAACGATAAACAGCTAATAGGCGTTTATAATCCAAACAGTGTTGCAAAAATTGATTACAATAAAGCGATTGATGAAGCCTTGGCAAACCCTATTGGCAAAGAGAGTTTTGATCATTTTAGCGATACCAATGAGCGTATTGTTTTTATTGTCAATGATGGCACTCGCCCTACTCCAACGCGTAAAGTGCTTGCTCGCATCTATCCAAAGATTAAAGATAAAGATATTTTCTTTATCGTAGCGACGGGTTGTCATAGAGCACCCACAGAGGAAGAGTGGCATTTTATCTTAGGCAAAGAGATATACGAAGACCTTAAAACTAAAAATCGCCTATGGAGCCATGATTCTCATAAAGACGAGATGGTCTACCTTGGCAAATCGACCAACGGTACAGAAATGTACCTCAATAAAATCGTAGCAGAGGCTAAAAAAGTCTGTGCGATTGGTTCGGTTGAACCGCACTACTTTGCAGGTTACACGGGTGGACGAAAAGCATTTTTACCAGGAGTTGCAGCGTATGAGACGATCCAGCAAAACCATCTTTTAGCCCTTGATCCAAACGCTCAAGCACTCAGCTTAAAAGGCAATCCTGTGCATGAAGATATGATGGATGCAATGGGTGTGCTAAAACACATTGATGTCTTTGCCATTATGACCGTTTTAGACAGTGACCACGATATTTGCGCCGTAACTGCGGGCGATCTTAGTGATTCATTTTATGCAGGTATTGATAAAGCTGATGAAGTTTTTTGTGTGAATATTCCTAAAAAAGCGGACATTGTTATCTCTGTTGCTCCGTATCCTATGGACATCGACCTTTACCAATCTCAAAAAGCACTTGACAATGGCAAGCTGGCTCTCAAAGACAAAGGTATTCTCATTATGGTGGCAAAATGTCGTACGGGTATTGGTGAGGAAGGCTTTTTTAAACTCATGAGTTCGGCACACTGTGCGCAAGAAGTGCTTAATAAAATCAAATGCGGTTATAAACTGGGTTACCATAAAGCGGCTAAAATGGCTGAAATTAACCTTTGGGCGCAAAGTTGGGCAGTGAGTGAACTCACTGATGAAGAGATGAAGGCAGTGCATCTTAAACCTTACCATGATTTGCATGTAGCGCTTGCAGATGCTATCAAAGAAAAAGGTGAAGATGCGAGTATCATCGTGCTTCCATTTGGTTCAATTACTGTTCCAAAACTTGTGACAAAATAA
- a CDS encoding Fe-S-containing hydro-lyase, which yields MSKTYHLTAPLSEADVVQLKAGDIVYLTGVVYTARDAAHKKLVDLLDAGQPLPFDMKGAVIYFVGPTPPKPGDPIGSAGPTTSYRMDSYSPRLINEQGLKGMIGKGKRNQDVIDACVKSKAIYFGATGGAGALLARQIKSAEVIAYPELGPEAIRRLEVVDFPLTVINDTYGADLYKIGRAQYEVF from the coding sequence ATGAGCAAAACTTATCATTTAACAGCACCACTTAGTGAAGCAGATGTAGTACAACTTAAAGCAGGTGACATTGTTTATTTAACAGGTGTTGTTTATACAGCACGTGATGCAGCACATAAAAAATTGGTTGATCTTTTAGATGCAGGACAGCCTCTTCCTTTTGATATGAAAGGCGCGGTTATTTATTTTGTTGGACCAACTCCTCCAAAACCGGGCGATCCAATTGGTAGTGCAGGTCCTACAACAAGTTATAGAATGGACTCATACTCTCCAAGACTTATCAATGAGCAAGGTCTCAAAGGTATGATTGGTAAAGGTAAACGTAATCAAGATGTTATTGATGCCTGTGTAAAATCTAAAGCAATTTACTTTGGTGCAACAGGCGGTGCAGGTGCTTTACTTGCACGTCAAATTAAAAGTGCTGAAGTTATCGCTTATCCAGAACTAGGTCCTGAAGCGATTAGAAGACTTGAAGTTGTGGATTTTCCTTTGACTGTTATTAATGACACTTATGGTGCTGACCTTTATAAAATTGGTCGCGCACAATACGAAGTATTTTAA
- a CDS encoding fumarate hydratase, translated as MREIKYEEIVKSVKDMILYSATNLPKDAYTALENAYKTEKSEVCKQVLKQILENADIAKNEARPLCQDTGLAVFFVKVGEDLKVVGGSLKKAINEGTEQGYKEGYLRASTCHWDTRANLKDEVGYNLPAIIHFDIVEGDGLDIEYAAKGGGSENVSRATVFPPAKGRKGIIEYVKQVISDAGPNPCPPLTVGVGIGGTFEKAVISSKHALFRELGSKNPDPVLESMEEELMVLLNNLGIGAMGMGGTNTVLGVHIEKNPCHIASLPVSVNVQCHSSRHMHIKL; from the coding sequence ATGAGAGAAATCAAGTACGAAGAGATCGTCAAAAGTGTAAAGGATATGATCCTTTATAGTGCAACCAACTTGCCAAAAGATGCTTATACTGCATTAGAAAATGCATACAAAACTGAAAAAAGTGAAGTATGTAAACAAGTGTTAAAGCAGATTTTAGAAAATGCGGATATCGCAAAAAATGAAGCAAGACCTCTATGCCAAGACACAGGTTTAGCTGTTTTCTTTGTTAAAGTGGGCGAAGATCTCAAAGTTGTTGGTGGAAGCTTGAAAAAAGCAATCAACGAGGGAACGGAACAAGGTTATAAAGAAGGTTATTTAAGAGCATCTACTTGTCATTGGGACACTCGTGCCAATCTTAAAGATGAAGTGGGCTACAACCTTCCAGCGATCATTCACTTTGATATTGTTGAAGGTGATGGCTTAGATATTGAATATGCTGCAAAAGGTGGCGGTTCTGAGAATGTCTCACGTGCTACTGTATTTCCTCCTGCAAAAGGAAGAAAAGGTATTATTGAATACGTTAAACAAGTCATTTCTGATGCGGGTCCAAATCCATGTCCTCCACTTACTGTTGGTGTTGGTATTGGTGGAACATTTGAAAAAGCGGTTATCTCTTCTAAACATGCACTCTTTAGAGAACTTGGAAGCAAAAATCCAGATCCAGTTTTGGAATCAATGGAAGAAGAGTTGATGGTACTCCTTAATAACCTCGGTATCGGTGCTATGGGTATGGGTGGTACAAACACAGTTCTTGGTGTTCATATTGAGAAAAACCCATGTCATATTGCGAGCTTGCCAGTGAGCGTTAACGTTCAATGCCATAGTTCTAGACACATGCATATCAAGCTATAA